DNA sequence from the Oryza brachyantha chromosome 5, ObraRS2, whole genome shotgun sequence genome:
TTCAGCTGAGAAAATCATCTGCATTCGATGCAACTGGCGACTGGTGGTGTTATTGGGTTTGTgcgatcttttcttttccagcATGAAGCATGAAGGGTGCCACGTAGGAGCGCCATGTCAGCGAGCACCTTACTCAGGAACCAGGAGGGCCAGGATAAGGCTATCCGGAAGGGGCCACGCGGCGGGCTCCGATTCGGCGCCGGCCACAGCGGAGCCagccgcggtggcggccgaTCGAGATGAGCCACGCGTTCCAAATCCTCACGCCGAATTAAGTCCGTGCACACACGTACGCACAGCAGCGAtaatcctctccaccgccgctgcacgcacgcacgcactaATTCGGCTCCAATGGCgtccctcgtcgccgtccagccggtCGCCGTGAAGGGCCTCGCCGGCAGCTCCATGTCCGGCAGGAGGCTCGCCGTCAGGCCGTCGCCCAGCGCGCTCTGCGGCCGCACCGCCCGCAGGTACGTGCGTGCGTCCGAGTTAATGTTAGTGCGGGAGcagcgagagcgagagcgagagagagagagagagagtgtgtggtAACCGGTGCGTGTGCTGCTGcaggccgcgcgccgccgtggtggccAAGTACGGCGAGAAGAGCGTCTACTTCGACCTCGACGACATCCGCAACACCACTGGCCAGTGGGACCTGTACGGCTccgacgcgccgtcgccgtacaACTCGC
Encoded proteins:
- the LOC102718177 gene encoding photosystem I reaction center subunit VI, chloroplastic; translated protein: MASLVAVQPVAVKGLAGSSMSGRRLAVRPSPSALCGRTARRPRAAVVAKYGEKSVYFDLDDIRNTTGQWDLYGSDAPSPYNSLQSKFFETFAAPFTKRGLLLKFLLLGGGSLVAYVSASASPDLLPIKKGPQLPPTPGPRGKI